The DNA region TATTATTATGCCTTGCAAGCAAAACCTTTGCTCAGACTGAAACTCAAAATAATGGTATTGCTTCTGTTTTTGGAAGTGGTAAAACAGAAATTCAATGGAGTGGGCTTCTAACACTTAATTATCACCAAAAAATTTCAAATGTGAAACCCGGAATTGCAATAGAAGCTACGATTAACAAACATTTTGTTGTAGGAGCTTTCGGTCAATTTACCACAGGTAATTTTGCAATGCCGTTTAAGGGCTACCAAAACAACATCATTACACAAGATTTTGGAATTATCATTGGTGCTACGCAAAGTACTGATAAACTCTTTCACTTTGGTGGACAACTCAAAGTGGGAGCGATTTTAATGCAAGCAGACAGCACTGCCGAAATCAAATTATCACACCCATTTACGCCCACCGCAAAAGACAACGGGATAACGATTTACCCTGAAATCAACGCTAATCTAAATCTTACCAAGCACTTAAAACTGCGAGCATCAACCGGATTTAATTTTCTGATGCTTAACAAAGAAACAGTTGTTAATGAACGAGATTTAGATACTTGGTTTCTCAATATGGCTTTAATTTTTAATTTTAATAAATAACATCTCAAATGAAAACTTCGTTAAAAAACATCATCTTATGTGTAAGTGTGATTTGTTCACTTTCATTCAATTTATTTGCTCAAACAGATAGTTTAACAGATAAGAAAAGGGTATTATATACCTTTGCCTATAATGAGCTTCCTGATAGTTCAAAAATTCCGCTTTTGGGTTTTGTAAATATCGCAGGCGGAAATCATAAGGGCTTACAGTTAGGTTATGTCAATATCACTAATAAGAGCTTCAAAGGCTTGCAATTAGGTTTTATTGATATTACAAAAGGCAATCTGAGTGGGTCGCAAATAGGCTTTCTCAATTTTGGGGCTAAAAACGTACAAGGTCTACAATTTGGTTTCGGTAATCATTCTAAACAACATTTAGAAGGCTCTCAAACAGGTTTCTTCAATCAGGTAAGAAACAATTTAAATGGACTTCAAACAGGTTTCGTAAACGAAGTAAAAGACAGCACCAAGGGAGTCCAAATAGGTTTTGTAAATGAAACTCGTAAGGACGCAAAAGGATTACAATTAGGCTTTATCAACGAAACCAAAGGTAAAATGACAGGTTGGCAAGTAGGTTTTCTCAATGTGGCTGATACTATTGAAAAGGGCGTTCCTCTTGGCTTCTTTTCATATATCAAAAAAGGCGGATATAGGGCTGTAGAGATTTCAAGCAACGAACTCTATCCAATAAATGTTTCTTTCAAAACAGGTGTCCCGATTCTATACTCTATTATTCAGGGAAGTTTTTACGGTCATTATAAAAATCAATTTGCAATGGGTACAGGTTTGGGTTCTTTGATACACTTAAAAGGAAAGTTATATCTTAATCCTGAAGCCACATTTCATTCATCATTTAGGTCAGATAACTTCAATGCCACATCATTGGCTATGAACCTTAGGTATAGTATAAACTCTAACTTACAATTGGCAGCAGGTTTGTCAGTAGTACAATTAAGCTATCCAAAAGACGGCTATCAAGAGCCATTTTTAAAATTTTCAAGATTTGAAATCAATGACAGGAATAGTTTTACTGTAGGAGCGAGGATTGCTGTTACATATAGTTTTACCAAACTCAATAAATGATTTCTTTGGAAAAATCAAAATTGTCTGTAATTGTCTTTTTTATTTTCAGTTTTGTTGTTCCTTGGATAGGTTGGAGCATTATGGCTCTAAAAGGGTTTAATCTATATTTATTCTATACATCATATGGATGCACCATTGGCGGTTTGGTGGCTATTTTTATTGAAAAAGGGAAAAGTGGTTTGTGGTCTATTCTGCAAAGTTTTCGTTTCAATGCTTCATTGTCTGCTTGGGGTCTGGCGGTTATATTTCCTTTTGTTTGGCAGTTCATTAGTTTTGTACTTTTTGGAGCCCTTTTTAATAACAATGGAATAGGTAAAGTAGAGCTCTCTAATTTTTCAAATCTATTTTCCTTGCATATTTTATGGTTGCTTACCACCGGACCACTTTCTGAAGAATTAGGCTGGCGGGGGTTTTTCTTGCCTAAGCTATTAAATAAGTATTCTTTTTTAAAGTCAAATGTAATATTAGGTTTAATTTGGTCTTTTTGGCATTTGCCCATCATGTATCAAAAATGGCTCACAATACCTTTGTCAGGCGTTTATTTTTTTGTGGGTGTCATTTGCTTTGCTTTTATAATTGGTATAATTTACATTATTTCAAACGGTAATTTATTTTTGTGTATCCTATCACATTGGGCTATCAATGCCACTCAAGAAATGTTTGGGTCAATATTCCCGGGCATAGAGTTGCCAAATGAAACTTTTTATGTTTTCAGTACTTTTATTTTGGTTGCTTTTACTATTTTACTTTTTTTTATATATAAACAAGAATTATTGAATAAAAAAGCCTTTTAGAATTTTTAAAAGATTGAAGTTTATGAGATTCGCATACGTTATTATCCCACTTTTACTTTTTAAGGTATTGAGTTGCAAAAATTCGTCAAATAATGAAAAGATTAAAGACGAGATTATCAATGTAGAAAAAAGTTTCCAGCAAATGACTGTACAAAAGGGTATTGCTGAAGCTTTCTATTTTTATGCAGATGACAATGCTGTTATAAAAAGAGAAAACGACACCCTCATCATAGGTAAAGAAAATATAAAAAGATATTATCAAGAACAAAACTTGAAAGACGTAAAAGTTAATTGGAAACCTGACTTTATTGAGGTTTCAAAATCGGGCGATGTAGCATATACTTATGGTAAGTATGTTTGGGAATTTACCAATGAGGCGGGGGCTGTAAAACAAATACGTGGAGTATTTCACACTGTTTGGAAAAAACAAAATGACGGTTCTTGGAAGTATGCTTGGGATTAAGTTCTATTTCAACTATTAGGGTTTAACTTTAATCTAAGAATGCCATCTGCCAACACGGGTAACCGTTGCACAACCTCACAAACTTTCTGTTTTCTCCTCTTAAAATTTTTTGCTTAATAATTTTAGTATTGCAATAAGCCTATACGGTTTATGTAAAACAGAATGCCATCCTGAACCCATTTCTACGTATAGCGATAATAAGGTTAGATAATCGTTGAAAAGCATAAAAATCGATGCCGGCATGTCGTCCCGTGGCTAACTTTACAGCCTTAACTGAAGTTTGGCGATGCTTAGTGATGAACCTGAGGTATTTTTCAGGTTGTAGCAAGTGGCCGCCAAAAGCACGTGTTTGTTGGCCTGTTTAATTCCTCTGGTATTTACGCGCCTCATGTTTAAGAAGTTGAGCAAAGTGCCTAAGACGGGCTCAACGGTTTTGCTTCTGATGCGAGACATCTTTCTGGCGTAACCGGGATTGCTTTGAAGCTTTTGGTGCATTTTATCAAAGAGTTCCTTGTGGATGCTGTCGTCAATCTTTTTAAACCGTGTCCTTTCTCCGCAGCATGCTTTGCGCAGTGGACATTTACCACAATCTTTTTCGCTGCTTCGGTAGGTGTTTTTGCGGTAGCCTTTGCTGTCGGTTTTTTCACCTTTATAAGTGAGGGAGGCTTTGTGTCCGCCTTCTTTGACGCATTGGTAGCGGTTTTCTTCTTTGATGAAGACAAAGCCTTCGCGCTGAGCCACATACTGCCCGAAGTTGGGCATCCAGGCATCAATACCGGCACGGTTGAGAAATTCAAGGCTTTCGCCGCTGCTGTAGGCAGCATCGGCCAGAATCTCTCCTGTTTGCAGGCCATGTTCTGATAGATTTTCTTCGGATAGCGACACAATCTGCTCAAGGCACTGGCTGTCGCGCTTGTCGGCAAAGTCGGCACAAGCACCTGTAATTACATGGTGGGCGTCGTCCACTGCCAGCTGGCCGTAATAGTTAAGCTGCCGCGGCTTGCCCGGTTTGGTGCTGATGCGTGCATCGGGATCGGTAGGACTGTAATGGGTATGGTTGCTCAGAAACCTTGGGCGAATCAGGTTTCCGTATTCGTCGGTTTTATCTGTGCCATGGTGGCCGGGCATATCCTTGTACGCTCTTTTCTTCCAGTCATGATGCTTTTCCACCAGCTTTTTACGGGCTGCAGTCACAGTCTGGCTGGGCTGAGGCATGGGTGCATCGCTGTTCTGGCTGAGTTCAAGAGCAAAGCACTCAGCATCGTCGAGCACTTGTTTTTCGACAAGGCTATCCATGCTGGCATTGGCTTTGATGAAAGCGCTGTCGACGGCTTGTCGTTTTCCGCGCACCATGCCTTTGTCGATACACTGTTTAAGAACGGCACGGAAAAGCCCAAGAAAAACCTCTTCTCCATAAAGTTGGCGGGTACGGCTTAGCGTACTGTGCCAGGGCAGCGGTTCATCGATGTCGTAATGTAGATAAAGGCGGATGTCGAGGGCGTTTGCGCAAAACTGCATGAGTTTACGGTCGGAATTGATGTTGTTGAGGTAGCCCACAAGGCAAATCTTGAAGAAGACAACGGGGTCGATGCTTTCCTGACCTTCGGTACCGTAAAAGTGTTTGGTGGACTGATACAGGAAGTTGAGGTCAAGTTCGCGGTGGAGTATCCGGTAAAAGTTGTCCTGAGGAACAAGATCATCAAGGCATACCTGATACATCAGTTTTGGTTGAAATTGTTTTCGTCCTTGCATGGTTAAATTTAGCGAAAAATGCTGAGATAACACGCAAATAATCCAAAAAAAATGGCTCATTTTATTTGACCCATACAAAGCTTTTCATAGCTTTGAAGCATGGAAAATATTGAGTTGTGCAACAGGCACAGCCGTTTGCCGCAATGGGGGTTGACGTGGTTAAATCAAGTGCAGTGCTTCTATCAACATATGTGCTTGGTTGACAGTGAAGTGCTCCGAAATCCCCCACTGCGGCAAGCGGCAAAACGTTATATTTAATTGCGTTTTAAATATGAAATCAGACGAGTTAATAGGCTATTGGATCCTGGAGCAACGAGAAGAAACTCCTGTTCAGGATAATCATTTTACAATATATGATAGAAGTTATGAAGTGGAAGAGCCTCAAATAGAAATACTTTATTTCAAATCAAATGAGAACAAATGTTTTCATATAGGAATTGAATTACTCCCATTGGAGGAACGCGAAGACTCTGATTATGAAATCACTTCCTTTCTTCCGGGGACATATGACCTTATTTCCAATACCATAACAATTCTGGAAAAAGGGACTATGTCTATAGTAAATGGAAAACTCTCAATAAAAGAGATAGCAGATGATTATAAATGTTATGAAGTCTGGATTAGATTAGCAGCAGAGTACGATAACTTAATAAAGTACCTAGACTCTGAACTCAATAACACATAACAGCGGGTATGAAGCAATAGCGGGTGATGCTTCGGCATGCTCAGCACAGCGCATGGTAAATCAAAGGTCTGTGGCTCTAATAAATTTTGTGCTAAACCAACAAGTCAGTGCTCGTAATATGCAACTGCACATACACACGGAACGTTATGGAACCTATTCATAGCAAAAATCAGGAGAGAATTTATAAGATTGAGAAAATTTGTGTCTTTAGAAAAACTAAGGAACTATTTGGTGGCTTATCAAATATGGCTTCTGGGTTTCCTTTAAAAATCAATGGTATTAGTATACTAACATCAGAAGCATTATATCAAGCGTGCAGATTTCCACATATGCCTGATGTACAGAAAAAAATATGCCTTGAGAAAAGCCCCATGTCAGCAAAAATGGTTAGTAAACCATTTAGATCACAATCGAGAAAAGATTGGGATAATGTTCGTGTTGATATTATGTATTGGTGTTTAAAAGTTAAATTGGCTCAAAACTTTGTTACATTTGGACAGTTACTCGAAAAAACTTGCAATAAACCAATAGTTGAAGAAAGTATCAAAGACCCTTTTTGGGATGCAATAAGAGATAAAGAGAATGAATCAATATTAAAAGGAACTAATACACTTGGGTGTTTACTAATGAAGCTTAGACAAGAATATAACTCTGAAAAAAGATATGAGTTACTATATGTAGAACCTCTTAATATTCCTAACTTTCTATTTTATGGTGAGCCTATTCAGATAGTTGACGAAAGACACAATTTTATTGAGGGTCTTTACAAATTTGGGGGAATAAAACCAAAATCAGATAAACAAGAAACTAAAAATATTCAGCAGATTGAAAAGAAAGTTTTTGAACAACCTGAAATTATTGTTGAACCTGAGGTAGATTGTAATGGTCAAATAAAACTGGACAGAAATTGTTAATTTTATAATTTCTGTTAATATGAAAAGACCAAGAAGAACATTTTCAGCTGCACTCGAGGCCAAGGTAGCTTTGGAAGCAATAAAAGAAGTAAGATGATTTCAGAGCTGGCCCAAATTTACCGGGCACATCCCAATTTGATAGGGCTGTGGAAAAGGGAATTTTTATTCAATGCCGAAAAGGTATTCGACACAGGAAGGTCAGAAATCGAAGACATCAAAAAGCTCAAGCAAGAAAATAATGAGCTGTTGCATCAGATCGGGAAGCTGACGGTGGATATCAATTGGTTAAAAAAAGCTGTTATGATGCCTATACCCATGCGAAAAGCTATGATTATAAAGGTGAAAGAGACATGAGTATTTGCAGACAGTGTGATTTGTTAGTCCTTTCGCGCAGCACATTGTATTATACTGCGTCAAAGGCAGATGATGAGGATTTAAAGCTGATGGAAGAACTGGATCGGTTATACCTTGAAGATCCGACACGCGGCACCCGGAGAATGACAAACGAACTCAGGAGGAAGGACTTTAAGGTAGGGCGGCACCATGTTCGCAGGTTGATGCAGACCATGCGCCTGAAAACGGTTTATTGCCGTCAACGAACAACAGTTATAGATCCGGGCAAATACAAGTATCCTTACTTACTGCGCAATCTCCGCATAGTAAAGCCCAATCAGGTATGGGCGCTTGATATTACCTACATCCCTATGCACAGGGGGTATATGTATCTATTGGTAATCATGGATTTGTAAAGTCAGTATATTGTGGGTTGGAGTTTATCCAATACGATGGAAACCGAATGGGTCGTCCATACCTTAAGCAAGGCAATCCGGCTCAATGGCAAGCCTGAAATAATCAACTCTGACCAGGGAAGTCAGTTTACCTCGGAGGAGTATGTCAACTATGTGAAAAGCCTGGAAACAGTAAAAATATCTATGGACGGAAAAGGAAGGGCAACGGATAACGCTTACGTTGAACGATTCTTCAGAACCATCAAATACGAAAAGATTTATCTTGAACTCCCTGATACCGGAAAGGAGCTTAACCAGGTTTGTGAACACTTTATTCACTATTACAACGAAAATCGGGATCATTCCTCCATCGGGGATGTCCCGCCAATGTTGATCTATAGGAGGGCAGCATGAGTTATAAACAAAAAATAGAAGTTGTGAGTCTCCCCCCGGCCCCCTCTTCTTACAAATACAATTATATTTGTTAAAAATATTATCCAGCCGAATTAGACCAGCTCATTGGCATGGATAAACAGCTATCAACAGCCCACTAACTGCCAAAAAAAGTAGAAAAATGAAAATCCTTCACACTTCCGATTGGCATATTGGAAAACAATTGAAAAAAGTTGACTTTAGCCAAGACTTAGATTACTTCTTCGATTGGTTGATAAAAACTATTCAAGAGCAAAAAATTGACGTTCTGTTGATGTCGGGCGATTTGTTTGACACGAGCAATCCTTCACAAGCTGCATTAAAGCAGTATTACGAATTTCTCAAAAAGATGATTACGCACAATGCCGATTGTAAAATCGTCATCACAGGAGGCAATCACGATGGGCCTTTAGCATTGAATGCGCCCAAAGATTTACTGCAAATCCTCAATGTGAGCGTGGTGGGAGGCGTAAGCGAAATGATGGAAGATATGTTTGTCAAAATCAACAAAGACAAAGAATCTTTGGTGGTTGCAGCCATTCCTTTTTTGAGAGACAAAGACATCCGAACGGCAACAACAGGACAGTCTTATCAGGAAAAAACGCAGCAAACCCGCGAAGGGATTCAATCATTTTTTCATAATGTAATTCAGCATTATCGTGACAACTATCAAAGTTTGCCATTCATCGTAATGGGGCATCTCTTCGTTCAAGGTGCTGCGGTTTCTGAAAGCGAAAGGCAAATTCAAGTGGGAAATCTTGCCGGAGTTAATGGAAGTATCTTTGGAACTGATCCTCATTATGTTGCCTTGGGGCATATCCACAAACCTCAAACCGCCGGAGCTCAACACGTCCGTTACAGTGGATCGCCCATTCCCTTGAGTTTCAGTGAAAAAAACGACACCAAGCAAGTAGTGATTTTGGAATGGAAAAATGATACTTTCGAGATCGAACCTGTTGCCGTTCCATCGTTCAGAAAACTCATTACCTACAGTGGAACTTTGGAAGAAGTAAAAGCCAAAATCAAAAACCACAGATCCGATAGTCATCTCAAAGATTTGGTGGAAATCATCGTGGAAGAAGAACAAGAAAATATGAGCATCACGCAGGAGTTAATAGCATTGGCAAGTGATCCCGGCAACGATAATTTAATAATAATCAGCCACAAACTCACTTTCAGAAATAGAGTGGACGGACTTGCAAGCCTGTTAGGCGAAACTGCCGATGTGCATAGATATAGCCCACT from Bacteroidota bacterium includes:
- a CDS encoding CPBP family intramembrane metalloprotease; the protein is MISLEKSKLSVIVFFIFSFVVPWIGWSIMALKGFNLYLFYTSYGCTIGGLVAIFIEKGKSGLWSILQSFRFNASLSAWGLAVIFPFVWQFISFVLFGALFNNNGIGKVELSNFSNLFSLHILWLLTTGPLSEELGWRGFFLPKLLNKYSFLKSNVILGLIWSFWHLPIMYQKWLTIPLSGVYFFVGVICFAFIIGIIYIISNGNLFLCILSHWAINATQEMFGSIFPGIELPNETFYVFSTFILVAFTILLFFIYKQELLNKKAF
- a CDS encoding nuclear transport factor 2 family protein — encoded protein: MRFAYVIIPLLLFKVLSCKNSSNNEKIKDEIINVEKSFQQMTVQKGIAEAFYFYADDNAVIKRENDTLIIGKENIKRYYQEQNLKDVKVNWKPDFIEVSKSGDVAYTYGKYVWEFTNEAGAVKQIRGVFHTVWKKQNDGSWKYAWD
- a CDS encoding IS1182 family transposase, with amino-acid sequence MYQVCLDDLVPQDNFYRILHRELDLNFLYQSTKHFYGTEGQESIDPVVFFKICLVGYLNNINSDRKLMQFCANALDIRLYLHYDIDEPLPWHSTLSRTRQLYGEEVFLGLFRAVLKQCIDKGMVRGKRQAVDSAFIKANASMDSLVEKQVLDDAECFALELSQNSDAPMPQPSQTVTAARKKLVEKHHDWKKRAYKDMPGHHGTDKTDEYGNLIRPRFLSNHTHYSPTDPDARISTKPGKPRQLNYYGQLAVDDAHHVITGACADFADKRDSQCLEQIVSLSEENLSEHGLQTGEILADAAYSSGESLEFLNRAGIDAWMPNFGQYVAQREGFVFIKEENRYQCVKEGGHKASLTYKGEKTDSKGYRKNTYRSSEKDCGKCPLRKACCGERTRFKKIDDSIHKELFDKMHQKLQSNPGYARKMSRIRSKTVEPVLGTLLNFLNMRRVNTRGIKQANKHVLLAATCYNLKNTSGSSLSIAKLQLRL
- a CDS encoding NADAR family protein; translated protein: MEPIHSKNQERIYKIEKICVFRKTKELFGGLSNMASGFPLKINGISILTSEALYQACRFPHMPDVQKKICLEKSPMSAKMVSKPFRSQSRKDWDNVRVDIMYWCLKVKLAQNFVTFGQLLEKTCNKPIVEESIKDPFWDAIRDKENESILKGTNTLGCLLMKLRQEYNSEKRYELLYVEPLNIPNFLFYGEPIQIVDERHNFIEGLYKFGGIKPKSDKQETKNIQQIEKKVFEQPEIIVEPEVDCNGQIKLDRNC
- a CDS encoding IS3 family transposase, translating into MSICRQCDLLVLSRSTLYYTASKADDEDLKLMEELDRLYLEDPTRGTRRMTNELRRKDFKVGRHHVRRLMQTMRLKTVYCRQRTTVIDPGKYKYPYLLRNLRIVKPNQVWALDITYIPMHRGYMYLLVIMDL
- a CDS encoding transposase family protein, producing METEWVVHTLSKAIRLNGKPEIINSDQGSQFTSEEYVNYVKSLETVKISMDGKGRATDNAYVERFFRTIKYEKIYLELPDTGKELNQVCEHFIHYYNENRDHSSIGDVPPMLIYRRAA
- the sbcD gene encoding exonuclease subunit SbcD, which gives rise to MKILHTSDWHIGKQLKKVDFSQDLDYFFDWLIKTIQEQKIDVLLMSGDLFDTSNPSQAALKQYYEFLKKMITHNADCKIVITGGNHDGPLALNAPKDLLQILNVSVVGGVSEMMEDMFVKINKDKESLVVAAIPFLRDKDIRTATTGQSYQEKTQQTREGIQSFFHNVIQHYRDNYQSLPFIVMGHLFVQGAAVSESERQIQVGNLAGVNGSIFGTDPHYVALGHIHKPQTAGAQHVRYSGSPIPLSFSEKNDTKQVVILEWKNDTFEIEPVAVPSFRKLITYSGTLEEVKAKIKNHRSDSHLKDLVEIIVEEEQENMSITQELIALASDPGNDNLIIISHKLTFRNRVDGLASLLGETADVHRYSPLDIFRKRIGLDESISTDSEFSQELEQAFSEILDELNQEPNE